In Stanieria sp. NIES-3757, the DNA window ACAGCATATTCACCTGAAGGTAAAAGATTCTGATTTCCTTGCTTAGTTATAATTTCATCAGTACTTTCAATCCATTCTTCTGGTTCAGATTCTCCCTCTGCCCACCACTTAAGACGTTGTCGCCAACAGCGATGTTTGCCTTCTGAATCTACCTCTGGAAAACATTCTGAAATAATAAAGTAGCGAATCCCAGTTTTTGGTTCAAAAGGAAGAGAATTTCCTACTGCCTGATTTCTTTTACCTCCATTTTTATAAGCAAAACCCGCCTCTAGAAAAGGAGCTTGTTGATTTTTTAACCCTCGGCGAGGAGCATAAAACCAAGCAATACCAAAGCTCCAGCCCCGACGAGGATAAATTTCTTCAGGATCAACGTGTCCTCCCCATAAAGGAAGAATACCAAAACCGTAATCTCTTACGCCTCGCCAACCTAACCAACCAGTATTACGAAAAATTAAATCAGTTTCTACTCTACGTCCTCCAGCAAAAGCTCCTGTAACGTTCAAAATGCGATCATATTCTTCAAATTTTGGTTTAGGACGCACACGCCAATTATTATTAATCGATACAGTTTCCCAATAACCATCTTGACTTTCGAGTTCTGAATTAACAGCCCAATCGATTTTTATTGGCAAACTGATAGGTGTAGGATCGTAATCAAAGGTTAAATAAGTAATTTCTGGCTGATCTTTTTTATTAGTCGCCTCAATCGTTAATGTATTTTTACCAACTAGTAATTCTTCTTCTTTCAACTCAATAGTAAAAAGATAACCAGGTGCGCGTGGTTTTCCTTGAGGTAACTTATGCCATAAACCATCATTAAGTTTAAATTGAGCATACTTGGCTTTAGGGGTAAGATAACCACAAATATTAGCAGTTAAATAACCGTGACGGCGAGAAAAATGTTTAGGAGGCTGAAAAACATTAACTAAAGATTTTGATTGATTGATATACCCTTGGAGAAGAACTGTTTCAGTGGCTAAAGTACTATTTTGAATAAATTGTCGAAGTGTAGACTTATTAGTGATTATTTTGTTTTGTCTAAGCATTTGATTAATTAATTTTTATAAGTGCAAAGATTTAAAAGGAATATAAATTTTAAATTCCACAATAAATTCTTGCTCTAAGAATAGCGTTTAAAATTTTATATATGTTGTGATATATATCCAGTGAATTAAAAATTTTTGCTCAATTTTTTCTAAAACTTTAACAAAATAAAAAAATAGGCTGAGATAATATTTTCAACCTATTATGCTTTTAAATTAAAGAGTAATTTTAGTCAATATACTTTTTTCAATAACAGTAAATAAAATAATCATAATCTAATTACTGTGAGTTTGATGAAGTTAAATTAGTCCTAGACAGATTCATTACAAATAACTTAGTAGCTTTGCCTAAATCTTCTTTAATACTATTTACTCTTTTTCTAAAACCTGGTGATAAACACATCCGTCTTGATAGTTGCAGATAAGCAAGTATTTTCTCATCCCAACTTAATTTAGTTCTGGAAATGATATGAAAATATTCGCTGTAGCGTTTCCATTGAGGCAGCATAATTTTGCCTTTATTTTTGGGATCATACCAAGCAGAAAGGGATTCATCATTGGGATTAGCCCTTTGAGAAATTTTAGGATGATTGCGACGATAAAAAAGATATTCAGGAACTTCAGCAAATTTCCCCAAAAGAGCAACTTCTGCTAGTAAAACTCGATCTGCTTGAGGATACTTACCGATTAGGACAGTTTTTGCTAATTCATTGCGTCTAAATAAACCAAAAGCCTGAGTTCCATGAAACCAACCATAGGTTTCTAATAATTGATATAAGCGTTGATGGGGTTTACTCGCTGTAATGGGAATGTTTTCTGTATAAATTCCAGTGATTTGGTCTTGTTCGTTAATCAAATAAGCTTTGGGATAAGCTAGCACTACATCAGAATTATTTTCTAGTACTTCAACACACTTTTCTAAATAATCTGGGGCGCAAGTATCATCATGGGCAGCCCATTTAAAATACTTTCCTGATGATAATTCAAAAACACGATTATAATTGTCTGCTGCACCTAAATTAGAATCATTACGATAGTAACGAATTCGAGCATCTTTAGCTGCATATTCTAAGCAAATTGCTTGAGTGCGATCGCTTGAAGCATTATCAGAAATAATTAATTCAAAATCTGTAAAAGTTTGATTCAATAATGAGTCTAAGGCTTTACTTAAATAATTTTCGCCATTATAAACAGGTATACCAATACTGACAGCAGGTTGATAATTCGCCATAGTTGAATTCAGTTTTTTGATTAGTGAAAACTTGCAATTAAGATTTAATCAAAGTCAAATTTTTGCTAGTTATTTTAGTCAATAAAATTATTATTTTAATTGTATCTATGTATATAAAAATATCAAAATTTTGTTTGAAAGAATATTTGTCTATTTTAAATTTTTGAAATTAACTTATTATTTAAATAATATATATACTGATTTTTTTTGTCGAGCTTTTTCAAGCTTCTTTACCTAAAATTTTTATTTCTCTCAATCAATCCTGTTTTTGTTCATACAAACTTAATAATAGAAATATCCCGTCATAGTAGTTAGATTTTACTTAGATAAAAAAACTCTACGATCTACATCTACAATGATGTCCTAATTTTTCTTTGTACTGCTATAACTGAATTAGCTAAAAAAGAATTAGCAACTAAAATCACATTACCTCGCTCATTGAGTTGTCATTGTTGCGCTTCAACTAAAATAGCTCGATTGTTAAAAAGATTAAATTCAGACTATCTATTGAAGCAAGGAGGCATAGCTGCGGGAGTGTTTCTTTCATCGAAGCACGTACGCGATCGCGCCAGCGAAGCTGTTCGCTCTGCGCCTCGGCAAAGCCGAGATCGCTATTGAGGATAATGTTAAACTCAATCAGCAAAAGTAGTTTATCTCATTTTGACTTCTAAAATTGCTTAAGTACCGCTAAAGAAAACCTTTCAATTTTTTGAGTAACTCTTATTCTTACAACTAAATATATTTACGGATAATTTTGCATCTTTTTTCAAAAAAAATTCAAAAAAAATTCACCATAATATTACAATGAATTTATGATTAATTCTTGATTGCCAGCATAGAATCAAAGCAAATACATTATTTAAATTTGCTACTAAACAATGAGAGTTAATCAGTTTAATTATTTATTTAAAAATAGATATTTATATACTTTTTTCGCTTTAACTATTTTAATAACTCCTTATTGGTGTAACCAAGCTCAGGCTCAAACCGATTCTCTCGCTACTCAAACCAAAACTAGAATAAAAGTTACTTTCGAGCCTCCTGCAGAAGGTAAATCTCAAAAAACTACTGGCGGTGCAACTCGTGACAATGGGCAATGCTTACAAGATACAGAAAATGTTGCTCTACCATTGACACCTTTATTACCAGTTACTAATCAGGGATTAACTGTTGCTGCCCATCCTACTCTATTATTTTATTTACCAGAGACTTCCGCTCAAAAAATCTTTTTTAGTTGGCATGATGATAAGAGTGAGAGTTATTATCAAACTGTTCTTCCTCTTAATGGAAAGTCTGGAATTATTAGCCTCACTTTTCCTAAGAAAGCACCACCTTTAGAAATTGGCAAAACTTATAAGTGGTCATTAGCGGTTATGTGCAACAATCGGCTACAACCAGATAGTCCGATGGTACAAGGTGAAATCAAAAGAGTAGAACTAGAATCAATTTTAGGCGAACGTTTAAAAAATGCTAATACTTTAGAAAGTGCTGCTCTCTACGGCAAGGCAGGTATTTGGCATGAAACGATCATGACTCTGGCTCAATCGATAGTAGCACAACCAGATAACCAAGATTTAGCACAAACCTGGGAAGAATTGCTCACCTCTGTTGGACTAAAAGAAGTTGCTCAAGTTCCACTGATTAAATCTGCTCCATCAAAATGAACCGAAAAATTAGCAGTTTTTAGCCTTCCTAATTTATTAAATTCAATCTTGGCTCATTTAATTATGTGTTTGTGTCTCTACTTCGCAATACAAAAATAGTGGGGCAAAAATCAACTCAACCCCACCATCTAGTTTAATCATTAATTTAATAATTTAATTCATATGTAAATAACTAGCTTCTGCCTCAAGTTGTCTAACGAGTCTGTCGTCACCATTGGCTCTGGCAATTTCTAAACGATGTTCTAAACTTTTACGAAGACTTTCGCGGTGAATCGAAGCAGCTTGTTTTAAGATCTCCTGACGATTTTTGTTCATGATGTACTCTTTTTTATAAATAATTGTTGTATGCAATGCTATTAGAGAATAACATTTTTTGTTTGTGTAGTATATTTTGTAACTAAAAATTTACCAAATTATTGTATGTCCAGTGTGTTAACTTTATTAACTGATTTTGGCTGGCAAGATGTTTATGTAGGTGTAATGAAAGGAGTAATTGCACGGATCAATCCTGATTTACAAGTAATCGATCTTACTCATGATATTCCTCCTCAGAATATTTCAGCAGGAAAATTTTGTTTACTGAATGCGTACAGTTATTTTCCTGAGCGAACAGTTTATGTTGCAGTGGTAGATCCTGGGGTAGGAAGTAAGCGCAGAGGTGTTGCCATTGAGTTTGCAGGCGGTTTTTTGGTTGGTCCTGATAATGGTTTATTTAGTGGCATTTTCAGTCAGCGTACCATTATAGCAGCAGTAGAATTAACTAATTCTAATTATTGGTTGAGTAATAACCCTAGTCAAACTTTTCATGGTCGAGATATTTTTGCACCAGTGGGAGCGCATTTAGCTAGTGGTGTCGCTTTAAGTCAAATGGGGAAGTTCATTGATCCAGCTAGTTTGGTGAGTTTACCTCTGCCACAGTTACAGATTACGGAAACTACTATTACTGGTTGTATTCAATATATAGACCACTTTGGCAATTTGATTACTAATATTCCAGGAGAGATAGTTAACCAATCTTGGTCAGTAAAAGTAAAAGAAACGGTTATTGCGATCGCAATAACTTATAGTGAGGTAGAACACGGTACCGTGGTTGCTTTAGTTGGCAGTCACAATTGGCTAGAAATTGCCGTTAATCAGGGAAATGCTCAGAAAAAGTTACAATTAGAGTGGGGTGATCCGATAACAATTTTCAAGTAAAAAGTTAGATTGGATACAAGAGGAAGCGATCTGTCCTCGGTTCATTTTGATAGCCTAAACTATGGGTTTTACTCCTAAAACATCTTTGGCAGCATCTTCTTGGCAAGAATTGACTCTGCTGAAAAGTCCTGAGCTTGATCGACTAGATAATATTAAAGCTCATCTAGACTTAATTTTATTGGCTTTAGAAGCGATCGCCAATTTGAGTTCTGAAGCAATGTTACAAGCTGCCAAAGAGCTTCATTTAGAATCAACGATCGCAGATAGAGTTGAGTTGTGGCGATTGCGTCAATCTAATCCTTTACGAAAAAGTTCGGGAGGACGAAAAAAACTTGATGTCGAAGAAGCACGAGCGTTAGTTTTAATTATTGCTTATTTAGCCCAACAAAATCAAGAATTATTGCGTCGAGCAGTTAATTTACTTGAACAAGTTACAGAACAAAATCAAGAACCCCATCATACTGCTTTGTTAGGGGATTATATCGACAAATTTATTAATACTTATCAAGCTAGAATGACACAAGAGCGAGAAATGACTCCGACGATTTTGGATCAACTAGCATTAAAACTCTTAATTGATTTGTTGTTTTATAGTGGAAATAATGGTCATCGTTTACTTTGGCTAGCAATCTTAGAAGGTTCTAATTAATCATTTTAAATAGGTAAAAATTGACTGTTGATTAAAATAATTAGTCAATCCAGGTAAGAGATAAGTTTCAAAATCAAATTATTTTTCTGTGTAATTAATTTTGTTTAGGTAAATATTTATGTTCTCTTCACACAAAATTATTCGCCGTTTTACTCCGCCTACTTGTACTTTAGAAATTTGTGCTGAAAATTCCCCTTTAAACCGTTGGACAAATCGCAATCTTTTAAAAAACATACAATTTAAACTTAGTTTTGACGATCCTAGATTACCAACCGAAAAACAAATTACCATCAAAGGCGATCGTAATCAATTAGAACAACTTTATGAAGTAGTTACTAATTACGTGCAAAGTTTTTTACAATTATCTTTGGTTGAACATTATTCTCCAGACCAAGATTTATTGATTAAGTCTAGTTCAGAATCAACAACTAATACCAACAAACCCAAACTAAGAGCTTTAAATCTAATCAGTCATGAATTACATTTAGGTAATTTAAATAACCCAAATCCTGAACAAAGAATTAAACTTAGTTCTAGTCAATTATTCGATCTTGTTAGTGCCTTAGAAGAATACCAAACTGAAATTTCAGCTTTACCTCAATCATTAAATAAAAATCGAATAAGAAAAACTCCTTTACTTTGGGGCAGTATAGCAGCAGTAACTCTCTTAACAATAGGCTTAACCGCTATAGGCGTGAAAGTTTTTTATCTTTCCAAAAAAGAAACAAATACGGCTTCAGTACAAAAATCTTCACCGACAATTATTAACCCCAAAATCAATGATATTGTTCCCCCAAAATTACCTGAAACTGATCAAAAAACTGTTGCTAAACCTAAACTAACAGAACCTTTATCTTCTGCCGAAAAGTTACCACCACCACCACCAGTAGATTTACCAAAACCACCACCGAATATTCCAGATCCAGCTAAATTTCCCCTACCAGAACCAAATAATTTTACTGTTCCTCAACCAGCACCACCGACAGTAGCAGTTAAACCAGAATCAGTAGAAAAATCAACAACTCCAGAACAACAAATAACTATTCAACCCAATCCAGTAAAACTATCATCACCTACTCAAAAATCTTCTGATAATTCCGAGCAAGATAATTTATCCGAGTCCAATTCTGTACCAAATCAAACTAATAATCAATCAGAAAATCTTGATTTATCTGGGACTTCTTCTCTACCGACTTTTTCTCCTGAACCAAAGCAAAATCAAATTGCAACTAATTCAGAAATAGCAAGACAAACTAATCAAACTTCGATTCCAGAAATTCCTCAAGTCAAAGAAATTGAACAATATTTTAAAAGCAAATGGCAAACGCCAGTAGGTTTGAAACAAACTTTAGAATATCGTTTAATTCTTAATCAAAATGGTTCAATTAAAAGAATTATTCCTTTAGGAAAAGCTTCCCAAATTTATCTTGATCGTACTAATATTCCTTTGATGGGAGAAACCTTTGTTTCCCCACTGGCAAAAAAAGAAAATGCCACTATTCGTCTGATGTTAAGTCCTGATGGAGAAGTAAAAACTTTTTTAGAACAACCATAACAATTACCTTCGTTATAGGAAGAGGTTGAATAGTTAGTAAGGTAATTGATAATCACTATATGCTAATTTTTGAAAAATAGGTTAATGTTTGTCCGTCTATTTTTTTAGCCTCTCAACTTGGTTTTTACTTAGTAGAGAAGCTTTATTTTTTTTGAGTTTTAATAAACATAATCACATCATTCCGAAAATAGTCCTAGTAAATGCAGTAATCTAGCTCTAAGGTGCGGAAATAAAATGGCGTTGAGTTTTATTATTTTCAAAGTCTTTAGAGAGAATAGATTGCCTACAGAGTCAGAATTGTAGGTAGAAATAAAAAAAAGCGGACAGCTTCGCTGGCGCGTACGCGATCTCGGCTTTGCCGAGGCGCAGAGCGATCGCATTAGTAGATTATCAATACCATCAAATTTAATTGTGGAGAGGTTGCCACTGACTGGGTATGATAATCAAGGAAAAATAGGGAACTTCTGAGGGATTAACCTGATTAATTGCGATTATTTTTTGCTCAGGCATAGTTGCTTTCTCTATATACTTTGCTCTTTTGTACAATCCCAATTCTTTTAAAACACTAATTACTTTCTCAAAATGTCTACCCAGTTTAATGATTACCGCAGCATCAGCTACAGATAATTTTGCTTTTAATATTTCTGCTGGCAAAATAGCAGGAATAACTACATAAACATCATTGCGATAAGTTAAAGGAACTCCCAAAACAGCAGCACTTGCCATCGTCGAAGAAACTCCAGGTACTATTTCGGTGGGAAATCTATCTGCCAAACGATTATAGATATACATAAAAGTACCGTAGAAAAAAGGATCGCCTTCGCACAGTACCACTACATCCTGTCCTAACTGAAGATATTCAGCTAGAGTTTCCGCAGCCTTGTCATAATATGGTTGAGCAGAACATTCTACTTTGAAAGGAAAATAGAGAGGAACTTCAATCTGTTCTGGTTTAATATATTCCAGTACAATTGATCGCGCTAGTCCTTGTTTATTTCGATCGGCAATCGGATAAGC includes these proteins:
- a CDS encoding putative glycosyl transferase, producing MANYQPAVSIGIPVYNGENYLSKALDSLLNQTFTDFELIISDNASSDRTQAICLEYAAKDARIRYYRNDSNLGAADNYNRVFELSSGKYFKWAAHDDTCAPDYLEKCVEVLENNSDVVLAYPKAYLINEQDQITGIYTENIPITASKPHQRLYQLLETYGWFHGTQAFGLFRRNELAKTVLIGKYPQADRVLLAEVALLGKFAEVPEYLFYRRNHPKISQRANPNDESLSAWYDPKNKGKIMLPQWKRYSEYFHIISRTKLSWDEKILAYLQLSRRMCLSPGFRKRVNSIKEDLGKATKLFVMNLSRTNLTSSNSQ
- a CDS encoding hypothetical protein (protein of unknown function DUF928); this encodes MRVNQFNYLFKNRYLYTFFALTILITPYWCNQAQAQTDSLATQTKTRIKVTFEPPAEGKSQKTTGGATRDNGQCLQDTENVALPLTPLLPVTNQGLTVAAHPTLLFYLPETSAQKIFFSWHDDKSESYYQTVLPLNGKSGIISLTFPKKAPPLEIGKTYKWSLAVMCNNRLQPDSPMVQGEIKRVELESILGERLKNANTLESAALYGKAGIWHETIMTLAQSIVAQPDNQDLAQTWEELLTSVGLKEVAQVPLIKSAPSK
- a CDS encoding hypothetical protein (protein of unknown function DUF62) encodes the protein MSSVLTLLTDFGWQDVYVGVMKGVIARINPDLQVIDLTHDIPPQNISAGKFCLLNAYSYFPERTVYVAVVDPGVGSKRRGVAIEFAGGFLVGPDNGLFSGIFSQRTIIAAVELTNSNYWLSNNPSQTFHGRDIFAPVGAHLASGVALSQMGKFIDPASLVSLPLPQLQITETTITGCIQYIDHFGNLITNIPGEIVNQSWSVKVKETVIAIAITYSEVEHGTVVALVGSHNWLEIAVNQGNAQKKLQLEWGDPITIFK
- a CDS encoding precorrin-2 C20-methyltransferase / cobalt-factor II C20-methyltransferase encodes the protein MIKSVGCLYGLGIGPGDPELITVKALRLLQSASVVAYPIADRNKQGLARSIVLEYIKPEQIEVPLYFPFKVECSAQPYYDKAAETLAEYLQLGQDVVVLCEGDPFFYGTFMYIYNRLADRFPTEIVPGVSSTMASAAVLGVPLTYRNDVYVVIPAILPAEILKAKLSVADAAVIIKLGRHFEKVISVLKELGLYKRAKYIEKATMPEQKIIAINQVNPSEVPYFSLIIIPSQWQPLHN